The DNA window CTCCGACATGACCAACCTCTCGTTGCCTCTGAGAAAGAGACTCGACGAGGCCTTCACGATCACACCCCTCAAGGTCGAGAAGAGTGTATCCTCAAAAAGAGACAAGAGCCAGAAGTATCTATTTTCCACGACTGACAGGTCTCGAATAGAGTCCGTTATCATGGAAGCCAGGGGCCACTACACCGTCTGCCTGTCCAGTCAGGTGGGATGTCCCCTCGCCTGTGCCTTCTGCAATACAGGTGCCGGGGGATTCGACAGGAATCTCACCAGTGGGGAGATTCTTGCCCAGGTCCTCTTCTTCAAGCAGAATCATATTCCCCCGCGAACCAGGTATAACCTGGTATTCATGGGCATGGGCGATCCAATGCTGAATCTTGAGAATGTATCCAGGGCACTCGAGATAATGAATTCTCTCGATGCTTTCGCCCTCGGCGAGAAAAGGATCACTGTGAGCACAGCGGGATTCCCGGACAGGATAAAGGCGATTGCCGCCACTCCCCTGAAATTCGGCCTCGCTATATCACTCAACGCCACGACAGAGGAAGTCCGGAGGGCATTGATGCCGGCAGCGGGACCACTTGAAGAGACAATGGCAGCCGGCGAGGCC is part of the Candidatus Latescibacterota bacterium genome and encodes:
- the rlmN gene encoding 23S rRNA (adenine(2503)-C(2))-methyltransferase RlmN yields the protein MGKRNIRDLSIDNITEAVSAMGEKRHKTTQIIKWLYQKGVNSFSDMTNLSLPLRKRLDEAFTITPLKVEKSVSSKRDKSQKYLFSTTDRSRIESVIMEARGHYTVCLSSQVGCPLACAFCNTGAGGFDRNLTSGEILAQVLFFKQNHIPPRTRYNLVFMGMGDPMLNLENVSRALEIMNSLDAFALGEKRITVSTAGFPDRIKAIAATPLKFGLAISLNATTEEVRRALMPAAGPLEETMAAGEAFATRRQTRTTLEYVLIAGVNDSRDDARRLSKMTSGKPFKINLIPFNEWPGCDLRRPSEERIEQFIRILMPKAPAVTVRRSQGSDISAACGQLRADRGRGRHSRHYRSGWTP